In Castanea sativa cultivar Marrone di Chiusa Pesio chromosome 6, ASM4071231v1, a single window of DNA contains:
- the LOC142639958 gene encoding uncharacterized protein LOC142639958, with the protein MVSHPAQWLPPPPSIYKVNFHGATFIDTDSAGLGVVARDLDGMVIASLSERIRLPPTIADLEALACRRAILFALEIGLQDVVFEGDSEVIINHLKANQPCMTAFDHIIEEARALSAKLRQASYSHTWRKGNTVADKLVKLAKNLYEPQVWMEDIHSNALQFVLLDRGLMPV; encoded by the coding sequence ATGGTATCCCACCCAGCTCAATGGCTGCCACCCCCACCTTCAATCTACAAAGTAAATTTTCATGGAGCAACTTTCATAGATACGGACTCGGCAGGATTGGGAGTGGTAGCCCGTGACTTAGATGGCATGGTTATCGCTTCCCTTTCGGAGCGCATCAGATTACCACCTACGATTGCAGACCTGGAAGCTCTAGCATGCAGAAGGGCCATTTTATTTGCACTTGAAATCGGACTCCAAGATGTGGTGTTCGAAGGTGATTCAGAGGTTATTATCAACCACCTCAAAGCAAACCAGCCTTGCATGACTGCATTTGATCACATCATAGAGGAAGCCAGGGCACTATCAGCGAAGCTAAGACAGGCGTCTTATTCACACACATGGCGCAAAGGAAATACAGTAGCAGACAAGCTCGTAAAACTAGCAAAAAACTTGTATGAACCACAAGTGTGGATGGAGGATATTCATAGCAACGCATTGCAATTTGTACTTCTTGACAGAGGCTTAATGCCTGTTTAA